In Aquimarina spinulae, a single window of DNA contains:
- a CDS encoding GNAT family N-acetyltransferase codes for MIRKAVLSDLDAIYTLTRACAKAMIANGIYQWNEHYPTQERFQKDVELQELYVLEEENHIKGIIVLTELMDEEYIPVTWLTANTNNLYIHRVAVDPKYWGKGYAQKLMDFGEDYARKNQYQSVRLDTFSQNKRNQKFYEIRGYQRLDDIYFPKQSEHPFHCYELVL; via the coding sequence ATGATTCGTAAAGCAGTATTATCTGATCTGGATGCTATTTACACATTGACTAGAGCTTGTGCCAAAGCAATGATAGCTAATGGCATCTATCAATGGAATGAGCATTACCCTACTCAGGAACGTTTTCAAAAAGATGTTGAGCTACAAGAGTTGTATGTTCTGGAGGAAGAGAACCACATCAAAGGGATTATTGTGCTTACAGAGCTAATGGATGAAGAATATATTCCTGTAACTTGGTTAACAGCCAACACCAATAATCTTTATATACATCGTGTAGCAGTTGATCCCAAATATTGGGGAAAGGGATATGCTCAAAAACTAATGGATTTTGGAGAAGACTATGCTCGAAAAAATCAATATCAATCGGTAAGATTAGACACTTTCAGTCAAAATAAAAGAAATCAGAAATTTTATGAAATCAGAGGATATCAACGTTTGGATGATATCTATTTTCCGAAACAAAGCGAACACCCATTTCACTGTTATGAACTCGTTTTATGA
- a CDS encoding enoyl-CoA hydratase/isomerase family protein, giving the protein MIPRSNGSLYTHTENTIATIEFGHHASNSFPSELLARLAKAFDELSKEISVSVIILKSEGDRAFCAGASFDELMAITNLEEGKQFFSGFANVINAMRKCKKPIIGRIQGKTVGGGVGLASACDYCLATEAASVKLSELTIGIGPFVIEPAVSRKIGLAAFETLAWDASQWKNAYWAKEQGLFARVFGTISELDKEIQLFAEKLAGYNPEAIQQMKKVNWRGTEHWEELLIERAAISGELVLSEFTKKALEKFKK; this is encoded by the coding sequence ATGATACCAAGATCTAACGGAAGTCTATATACTCATACCGAAAATACCATTGCAACGATAGAATTTGGCCACCATGCCAGTAATTCTTTCCCATCAGAATTATTAGCGAGATTAGCTAAAGCTTTTGATGAATTATCAAAGGAGATATCGGTGTCTGTAATCATTCTTAAATCAGAAGGAGACCGGGCATTTTGTGCTGGAGCCTCTTTTGATGAACTAATGGCAATAACAAATCTCGAGGAAGGAAAACAATTCTTTTCTGGATTTGCTAATGTGATTAATGCCATGCGAAAATGTAAAAAACCAATCATAGGAAGAATACAAGGTAAAACAGTAGGAGGAGGAGTTGGGTTAGCGTCTGCTTGTGATTACTGCCTGGCTACAGAAGCTGCATCGGTTAAACTAAGTGAATTAACCATTGGTATAGGCCCTTTTGTAATAGAACCGGCAGTATCAAGAAAAATAGGATTAGCAGCTTTTGAAACCCTTGCATGGGATGCATCACAATGGAAAAATGCGTACTGGGCAAAAGAACAAGGATTGTTTGCCCGAGTTTTTGGTACCATATCAGAATTAGATAAAGAAATACAACTATTTGCCGAAAAACTCGCGGGTTATAATCCAGAAGCAATACAACAAATGAAAAAAGTAAACTGGAGAGGAACAGAGCACTGGGAAGAACTTCTTATAGAAAGAGCAGCTATTTCTGGAGAGTTAGTACTTTCTGAATTTACTAAAAAAGCATTAGAAAAATTTAAAAAATAA
- a CDS encoding 6-pyruvoyl trahydropterin synthase family protein yields MSKIRITKQFSFETGHALYGYDGKCRNVHGHSYKLSVTVIGTPITDTSHVKLGMVIDFGDLKKIVKEDIEDVFDHATVFNKNTPHVELAKELKDRGHNVILVDYQPTSENMVIDFAKKITSRLPEGITLFSLKLQETETSFAEWYASDNE; encoded by the coding sequence ATGAGTAAAATTCGTATCACGAAACAATTTTCTTTCGAAACCGGACATGCTTTATATGGATATGATGGTAAATGTAGAAATGTTCATGGTCATAGTTATAAACTAAGTGTGACTGTAATTGGAACACCGATTACAGATACTTCGCATGTGAAATTAGGAATGGTAATTGATTTTGGAGACCTTAAAAAAATTGTAAAAGAAGATATCGAAGATGTTTTTGACCATGCAACAGTATTTAACAAAAACACACCACACGTAGAACTTGCAAAAGAATTAAAAGACAGAGGGCATAATGTAATTTTGGTAGATTATCAGCCTACCAGTGAGAATATGGTAATTGATTTTGCTAAAAAGATTACCTCTCGATTACCCGAAGGAATTACGTTATTTTCTTTAAAACTTCAAGAAACCGAAACATCATTCGCAGAGTGGTATGCATCAGATAATGAATAG
- a CDS encoding MATE family efflux transporter has protein sequence MNKVIGFKNINRLAIPAIVAGIAEPLLSITDTAIVGNIPEYGTESLAAVGIVGSFLSALIWILGQTRSAISAIISQYLGAGKIEEVKTLPAQAIFFNVALSIFVLISTVFFVEEIFKLYNASGLILEYCVVYYDIRVWGFPLTLFTFAVFGIFRGLQNTFWPMIVAVIGAVANIVLDFILVYGIEGFITPMGISGAAWASLISQFLMAVIVFILLLTKTNVSLKLRFPLNKELGRLVTMSLNLFVRSIALNTALYFATSNATEYGDEYIAAYTIAMNIWMFTAFFIDGYGGAGNILGGKLLGAKDYKSLWKLGKRVSSYGIGVSLILAIFGFIFYDAIGEVFTSETIVLETFYSVFFIVLIVQPINGLAFVFDGIFKGLGEMKYLRNVLLGATFLGFIPTLYLCNFFDLKLYGIWIAFTVWALFRGVALVIKFRNKFLPLIS, from the coding sequence ATGAATAAAGTAATTGGTTTTAAAAATATAAACCGCCTGGCTATTCCGGCTATTGTTGCTGGTATTGCAGAGCCATTACTATCGATTACTGATACCGCTATCGTGGGTAATATTCCCGAGTACGGTACCGAATCCCTCGCAGCAGTAGGTATTGTAGGGTCTTTTTTGTCTGCACTAATTTGGATTCTCGGGCAAACCCGAAGTGCAATATCTGCTATTATTTCTCAATACCTTGGAGCAGGCAAAATTGAAGAAGTAAAAACATTGCCAGCACAAGCCATTTTCTTTAATGTAGCCCTTAGTATTTTTGTATTGATCTCTACGGTTTTCTTTGTTGAAGAGATTTTTAAATTATACAATGCTTCAGGTTTAATTTTAGAATATTGTGTAGTCTATTATGATATCAGGGTTTGGGGATTTCCTTTAACCTTATTCACATTTGCTGTTTTTGGGATTTTTAGAGGATTGCAGAATACCTTTTGGCCAATGATTGTTGCTGTAATCGGTGCAGTAGCCAATATTGTTTTAGATTTTATCTTGGTCTATGGGATTGAAGGTTTTATTACTCCAATGGGGATTAGCGGAGCCGCATGGGCAAGTTTAATTTCACAGTTTTTAATGGCAGTCATTGTATTTATATTATTGTTGACTAAAACCAATGTAAGTCTCAAATTACGTTTCCCATTAAATAAAGAATTAGGTAGATTGGTTACTATGAGTCTTAATTTATTTGTTCGATCTATAGCATTAAATACAGCATTATATTTCGCAACCTCTAATGCTACAGAATATGGAGACGAATATATTGCTGCATATACGATTGCAATGAATATCTGGATGTTTACTGCCTTTTTTATTGACGGCTATGGCGGAGCAGGTAATATCCTTGGCGGAAAACTACTAGGGGCAAAAGATTATAAATCCCTTTGGAAATTAGGAAAACGTGTAAGTAGCTATGGTATTGGTGTGAGTTTGATTTTGGCAATATTTGGGTTTATATTTTATGATGCAATAGGAGAAGTATTTACAAGTGAAACCATAGTGTTAGAAACATTTTATAGTGTCTTTTTTATTGTTTTGATTGTACAACCCATTAATGGTCTGGCTTTTGTCTTTGATGGAATTTTTAAAGGCCTGGGTGAAATGAAGTATTTAAGAAATGTATTACTAGGAGCAACATTTTTAGGATTTATACCTACTCTTTACTTGTGTAACTTTTTTGATTTAAAGCTATATGGGATATGGATAGCGTTTACGGTTTGGGCTCTTTTTAGAGGGGTAGCACTAGTCATAAAGTTTAGAAATAAGTTTTTACCCCTGATTTCTTAA
- a CDS encoding universal stress protein produces MKNILVPLGLSEHSISMARLQYAIDFAKELKATVYVVEVFKELPRSGSLPSVNKTLKEITASSIEEKVAKIDKKGVEVIALPLEGELLEAIPKFNLQHSINLLVLGAEVKDIKDPYFLGAISGSLVKNTEIPVLIIPQMYTFSPIKKILMAVKSGIVKKKNALSPIKEILSTFDGDLKLLQVKTANFLAEDSKFDKDLGEITSSYKSSENATLFQGLLEHLNENYPDLICVFRRKRGFFAKLWEEDAVLKKDFDSRIPLLVLRGSD; encoded by the coding sequence ATGAAGAATATATTGGTTCCTTTGGGCTTGTCTGAACACTCAATTAGTATGGCCAGACTTCAATACGCTATAGATTTTGCAAAAGAACTTAAAGCAACAGTCTATGTTGTAGAGGTTTTTAAAGAGCTCCCCAGATCTGGTAGTCTTCCCTCTGTAAACAAAACACTAAAGGAAATCACAGCTTCTTCTATTGAAGAAAAAGTTGCAAAAATTGATAAAAAAGGAGTAGAAGTAATTGCCTTACCATTAGAAGGCGAACTTCTTGAAGCTATCCCTAAGTTCAATTTACAGCACTCTATAAATTTACTCGTTTTGGGAGCAGAAGTTAAGGATATTAAAGACCCTTATTTTCTCGGTGCAATTTCGGGTAGTCTTGTGAAAAACACAGAAATCCCCGTATTGATTATTCCTCAAATGTATACTTTTTCGCCTATCAAAAAGATACTTATGGCAGTTAAATCAGGTATCGTAAAAAAGAAAAATGCGTTAAGTCCTATAAAGGAAATTTTAAGTACTTTTGATGGTGATTTGAAATTGCTTCAAGTAAAAACAGCAAATTTCTTAGCTGAAGATTCTAAGTTTGATAAGGATTTAGGGGAGATTACCTCATCCTATAAATCATCTGAAAATGCTACATTATTTCAAGGGCTTTTAGAACATCTTAATGAAAATTATCCAGATCTTATTTGTGTTTTTAGACGGAAACGAGGTTTCTTTGCTAAACTTTGGGAAGAAGATGCTGTTCTCAAAAAAGACTTTGATAGTAGAATTCCTTTATTAGTTTTAAGAGGATCAGATTAA
- a CDS encoding ABC transporter ATP-binding protein yields the protein MLKVDNISFAYDKLPVLKNVSFTIEKGQHIALIGASGCGKSTLLKIIYGLLQVQEGELFWNDSKILGPLFNLVPGEENMKYLSQGFELQSYRSVSENIGQYLSNFQPELKQGRVDELLDIVEMTDFANTKVENLSGGQKQRVALAKALAKRPELLLLDEPFGNIDNFRRSSLRRNLFRYLKRNKITSITATHDKTDILSFADQTIVIRQGEILTQENTIALYQNPTDYYIASLFGEVNEIQLSSFTTSDSQDTILVYPHEIEVNPNSMTKARVKNAYFNGGYYLIEAVLDHTILFFNHHSKLTAPKMVGITIPEEIIEKRKQI from the coding sequence ATGTTAAAAGTAGACAATATATCCTTCGCGTATGATAAACTTCCCGTTTTAAAAAACGTAAGTTTTACTATTGAAAAAGGGCAGCATATTGCCTTAATTGGTGCCAGTGGTTGCGGAAAAAGCACCTTACTTAAAATCATTTATGGCCTTTTACAAGTACAGGAAGGAGAACTATTCTGGAATGATAGTAAAATATTAGGGCCTCTTTTTAATCTTGTTCCTGGTGAAGAAAACATGAAATATCTCTCACAAGGTTTTGAGTTACAATCCTACCGCAGTGTTTCAGAAAATATTGGTCAATATCTGTCTAATTTTCAACCAGAGTTAAAACAAGGGCGGGTAGATGAGTTACTCGACATTGTAGAAATGACCGATTTTGCCAATACCAAAGTCGAAAACCTAAGTGGTGGTCAAAAACAAAGAGTAGCACTGGCAAAAGCATTGGCCAAAAGACCAGAATTATTACTGCTTGATGAGCCTTTTGGGAATATTGATAACTTCAGACGTAGTTCTTTAAGAAGAAATCTATTTAGATATCTAAAACGTAATAAAATCACAAGTATCACCGCTACACATGACAAAACCGATATTCTCTCTTTTGCAGATCAGACCATTGTTATTCGACAGGGTGAAATTTTAACTCAAGAAAATACGATCGCTTTATATCAAAATCCCACCGACTATTATATTGCTTCTCTTTTTGGCGAAGTGAATGAAATACAACTTTCTTCATTTACAACATCTGATAGTCAGGATACGATTCTTGTCTATCCCCATGAGATCGAAGTTAACCCTAATTCTATGACAAAGGCGCGAGTAAAAAATGCGTATTTCAACGGGGGCTATTACTTGATTGAAGCTGTACTAGACCATACCATTCTCTTTTTTAATCATCATAGTAAATTAACCGCTCCCAAAATGGTCGGGATTACAATTCCTGAAGAAATCATTGAGAAAAGAAAACAAATCTAG
- a CDS encoding UDP-2,3-diacylglucosamine diphosphatase, whose translation MNLPEGKKIYFASDNHLGAPTSEKSFPREQKFVKWLDEVKKDAGAIFLLGDLFDFWFEYKTVVPKGFTRTLGKLAEITDSGIPVYYFVGNHDLWMNGYFEEELNIPVYHKPKEFTFNNTTFFIGHGDGLGPGDKGYKRMKKVFTNPVAKWFFRWLHPDLGVKLAQYLSVKNKLISGDEDVTFLGEDNEWLVQYCKRKLESKHRDYFVFGHRHLPMEIQLNKQSQYINLGDWITHYTYGVFDGNKLELVHYNN comes from the coding sequence ATGAACCTTCCTGAAGGGAAAAAAATATATTTTGCAAGTGATAATCACTTGGGGGCTCCAACATCAGAAAAAAGTTTCCCCAGAGAGCAAAAATTTGTAAAATGGTTAGATGAAGTTAAAAAAGATGCAGGTGCTATCTTCTTGTTAGGAGATCTTTTTGACTTTTGGTTCGAATATAAAACCGTGGTTCCCAAAGGATTTACCAGAACATTGGGAAAATTGGCAGAAATCACAGATTCGGGAATACCAGTCTATTATTTTGTAGGAAATCATGATTTGTGGATGAATGGATATTTTGAAGAAGAATTAAATATTCCTGTTTATCATAAACCTAAAGAATTTACGTTTAACAACACCACTTTTTTTATTGGCCACGGTGATGGTTTAGGACCTGGAGATAAAGGATATAAACGAATGAAAAAAGTGTTTACTAATCCTGTAGCAAAATGGTTTTTTAGATGGTTACATCCAGATCTTGGAGTAAAACTGGCACAGTACCTTTCTGTTAAAAATAAATTGATTTCGGGAGATGAAGATGTGACTTTTTTAGGAGAAGATAATGAGTGGTTAGTGCAATATTGCAAAAGAAAACTAGAGAGTAAGCACAGAGATTATTTTGTGTTTGGACATAGACATCTTCCTATGGAAATACAATTAAACAAGCAATCTCAATACATAAATTTAGGAGACTGGATTACTCATTATACGTATGGTGTTTTTGACGGAAATAAGCTAGAATTAGTACACTACAACAACTAG
- a CDS encoding AraC family transcriptional regulator, with the protein MTKLDFKQLSNKFYNISDTSHDKADMYAKAYLRKARNNNNIVEIGMGYFLKSTLYPNDIEKRIVFIDSGIHVTKNINHPKFPVFFYMHKGYLYHKQGRFTIALDHYLEGLTYAKETNNLHYIAISNHNIALLKRKFGKYKEAKSLFKKALAYRKTKLDKGPNDSLSYLVTLTELVNTYIQNKDIDSAQNINNDGLRISEGKKVMRFFKLNEGIIYYHKQKYTRAINSITEVLQPEKISYLENHDLIDAYLFLGKSYAGLSNKEEAIRYYKKIDSLAQKSDYLIQETRLAYLDIIAYYKSLGDKNNQLYYINRLLYNDSIFNSNYRYITDKLNKDYEVPILIEEKEKLINELDTRNDRLNYGLLILIFIIGIIIISFIIHYQKNKKYKIRFEELMKEKKKESFKEIIPKKEEIGIADEVVEMILIGLDTFESDKWFLKPNLTSGVLASKLKTNSKYLTKVIKFYRKKSFTHYINDLRVNYIIKELKTNSKFQNYTIKALAAEAGFNSAEVFSKFFYKKTGIYPSYFVKQLQSIK; encoded by the coding sequence TTGACGAAATTAGATTTTAAACAACTTAGTAATAAGTTTTATAATATCTCGGATACAAGTCATGATAAAGCAGATATGTATGCAAAAGCCTACTTACGAAAGGCTAGAAATAATAATAATATTGTTGAAATAGGAATGGGTTATTTTTTGAAATCTACTCTTTACCCAAATGATATAGAAAAGCGTATCGTTTTTATCGATAGTGGTATACATGTAACAAAAAACATTAATCACCCTAAATTTCCTGTTTTTTTTTATATGCATAAAGGGTATTTATACCATAAGCAAGGTCGATTTACTATAGCTCTTGATCATTATCTTGAAGGATTAACGTATGCCAAAGAAACAAATAACTTGCATTATATAGCCATTTCAAATCACAATATAGCTTTATTGAAAAGAAAATTTGGAAAATATAAGGAGGCAAAATCACTTTTTAAAAAGGCATTAGCTTATAGAAAGACAAAATTAGACAAAGGACCAAATGATTCATTAAGTTATCTTGTTACTCTTACCGAATTAGTAAATACATATATTCAAAATAAAGATATAGACTCTGCTCAGAATATTAATAATGATGGACTTAGAATTTCTGAAGGAAAAAAAGTAATGCGTTTTTTTAAGTTGAATGAGGGAATAATTTATTATCATAAACAAAAATATACTAGGGCTATTAATAGTATAACAGAAGTATTGCAGCCAGAAAAAATATCATATCTTGAAAATCATGATCTAATTGATGCATATCTTTTTTTAGGAAAATCTTATGCTGGATTATCCAATAAAGAAGAAGCAATTAGGTACTACAAAAAAATAGATTCCCTTGCTCAAAAATCTGATTATCTAATTCAAGAAACCAGGTTGGCTTACTTAGATATTATAGCCTATTATAAATCTCTAGGAGATAAAAATAACCAATTGTACTATATCAATAGATTGTTGTATAATGATAGTATATTTAATAGTAATTATAGATATATCACTGATAAATTAAATAAGGATTATGAAGTTCCTATTTTAATTGAAGAAAAAGAAAAACTCATCAACGAACTGGATACTCGAAATGATCGATTGAATTATGGGCTGCTGATTTTAATATTTATTATAGGCATAATTATTATTTCTTTTATAATCCATTATCAGAAAAACAAAAAGTATAAGATTCGATTTGAAGAACTAATGAAAGAGAAAAAGAAGGAGTCTTTTAAAGAAATAATTCCTAAAAAAGAAGAAATTGGGATTGCTGATGAGGTTGTAGAAATGATTTTGATAGGATTAGATACTTTTGAGTCTGATAAATGGTTTTTAAAACCTAATCTTACTTCAGGTGTTTTAGCCTCCAAATTAAAGACGAATTCTAAATACTTAACCAAGGTGATCAAATTTTACAGAAAAAAGAGTTTTACTCATTATATAAATGACCTTAGAGTAAACTATATTATAAAAGAGTTAAAAACAAATAGTAAATTTCAAAATTATACGATTAAGGCATTAGCAGCTGAAGCTGGTTTTAATTCTGCTGAAGTATTTTCTAAGTTTTTTTATAAAAAGACAGGGATCTATCCTTCCTATTTTGTAAAACAATTACAATCCATAAAGTAA